In Diceros bicornis minor isolate mBicDic1 chromosome 13, mDicBic1.mat.cur, whole genome shotgun sequence, the sequence ATTTAACATTGTATGGAGGATGGTAGCAACTCAGAATTTTCACTATAGCATCATCCTGTCCATTACAACCCTAAAAAGagtctgaattttaaaaagaaacattgctCTTATAATTAAGATTTGGCTTACGAATATATAATATTCACAGTAAATCTAATTTTCCTTTATAGCAATTAAAGAGCACTCTAAAGATGAATTCTGCCTTGCAACAAAAAAGGTCATTTGTGACCCCCCAGAGTCCAGCTCAGCAACGACTCGCAGCAGTATTACCTTAGGCTTATCAACATTACCATCTGATTCTCATTACAGCCAAAGCTTCGAAGCAGCTGATGACTGGTTTTCTGACAATTCTCTAGCAAAAAAGAGCTCTCCAGTGCCTTTTCTCAGGGAacctctaatggaaaaagtatttTCATACCTGTCAACCATTTCATTAGAAGAATGTACTGAAAATGTACTGAATATGTCACTTTATGATGATCAAAAAGATGACAGCATTAAGGAAGTATTTTCACGAGGAAATACAGAGGTTGAAATACAAAACCTTCAACATAATGttgaatgacttttttcttttgaaactttGTATACACTGAAATCATGTAAAGTTAAAACTGAATTACCAGCTTCTGAGTCTCTTAACATGTCCATGCTAATattgttttttctgttctttaccaTAGAGTGGTCCTACTTCCCTTGCCATTTCCTATTTCTAGAAACAAAATTACAAGACCTAGAGTGATAGGAACATTAAGCCTAACTCCTTGTATCTCATCAAAGGacataataaataatacaaatgtATTTCAACATCAAGGAGAAATTCTTTAAGAAATCTTCAGTACAAATACATTTTTGAATAAAACATTCACAGCATTTCCTTATACTTTtgacattttcaattttatttcaatgTGGGTAGGGCTGGACAGAATACTTCCATCAGCTTTTCTggattttaaatacaaaaatcacCTATCATTCAAATCTTATTATGTCATGATTTTGGTAAGCAATATAATTTTGCTCCTCTAGGAGAGCCTGGAACACTGTGAAGAATCCAGAAAACAATTTTCTTTGCCCTTTCCTATGTCAGTTTCTCAGAATGGGCCCCCAACCCTTACCCTTCTATGATGAAAGTGTGAGCCGCTATGTTCATGCGCACCTGACTCAAGCTAGATGAATCAGAGTTCCTCTCTAATCTGAGACCCTTGATCAAATTTCTATTCATGGTTCTGAAGGATTTCTGACACCTactatataattaatatttttttcctttctcctaaaTACTTTCCATGTAATTAGtccctatttttctttctcttggggAAAACAATTAATTAACAAAGTATAATATTACCTTTTGTGCTTAAATTACTCATACCAATATTTGTGCTTAACTTCCCAAGAAATAAATCATACCTATtacaataaatgaaaagaaacttgTCTCAAATAAGACAGTAGCATTATCCAGGCCTATCATTTCTGTCTGGGGGGAAATATTAAAAAGGATTAGAATACCTCTCTCGTTTGAAGCACCTGTCATTTCTACTGGCTGTGTGTTGTGAGAACATCTTATGGATTGTGAGAACATCTCTCTATATCCACTCCTAAATCTAAATAAGCTATTTCAGATCAAGGTCTGTAaggagcattaaaaaaaattttaattggtcTCTGTCTCTTGGTGTCCTACCAACTTCTGTCTTACTGCCTATCCTAGATAAGAGAGTCCTCTCTAATTTTGGtcagatcctaaaacttctctagGAATTTGGAGTTGGAGATAAGAGATTCTAGCTTTGGTCTCACTAGTCTCTGG encodes:
- the C13H1orf185 gene encoding LOW QUALITY PROTEIN: uncharacterized protein C1orf185 homolog (The sequence of the model RefSeq protein was modified relative to this genomic sequence to represent the inferred CDS: deleted 1 base in 1 codon), with protein sequence MVWETGTIVSLACCLGRRGKCVFSHLTYFLAAGAVTLGIGFFALASALWFLICKRREIFQNSKFKATDERCRQRPSKAKSKSHSQCVFISRNFHTGRFQLQEEQRKKETARIKAIKEHSKDEFCLATKKVICDPPESSSATTRSSITLGLSTLPSDSHYSQSFEAADDWFSDNSLAKKSSPVPFLREPLMEKVFSYLSTISLEECTENVLNMSLYDDQKDDSIKEVFSRGNTEVEIQNLQHNVE